In a single window of the Blastopirellula retiformator genome:
- a CDS encoding DUF1109 family protein, with product MTFAIDLLLRWAHIVPATIMVGGAVYARFALAPSADPLADEQKELLKAGVRARWMKWVMICAFLLLVSGIINVVLIATKYDFPQKYYHPVIGVKMLVAMVVFYIASMLVGRSENAARFRQNERMWLSLNAALAVSVVLMGGALKIAERVPKADEEAVQTEQPELPAPSAAENDS from the coding sequence ATGACTTTTGCGATCGACTTGCTGCTCCGTTGGGCCCACATCGTTCCGGCGACCATTATGGTGGGTGGCGCCGTCTACGCCCGATTCGCCCTGGCGCCGTCCGCCGATCCGCTGGCGGACGAGCAGAAAGAACTGCTCAAGGCAGGCGTCCGCGCCCGGTGGATGAAGTGGGTGATGATTTGTGCGTTTCTGCTGTTGGTGAGCGGAATTATCAACGTAGTGCTGATCGCGACCAAATACGACTTCCCGCAGAAGTACTATCATCCGGTGATCGGCGTCAAAATGTTGGTGGCGATGGTGGTCTTTTACATCGCCAGCATGTTGGTCGGGCGCAGCGAAAACGCGGCTCGATTTCGCCAGAATGAACGAATGTGGTTGTCGCTAAACGCGGCCCTGGCGGTCTCGGTCGTGTTGATGGGTGGGGCATTGAAAATCGCGGAACGCGTCCCCAAAGCGGACGAAGAGGCGGTACAAACCGAACAACCCGAATTACCGGCCCCCTCTGCAGCGGAAAATGATTCGTAG
- a CDS encoding CCA tRNA nucleotidyltransferase: MNAHSTNAARDFSIEVVRQLKSHGHQALWAGGCVRDMLLGREPKDFDVATDAPPSCVQEIFGEKRTLAIGASFGVITVQGGKRRGQIEVATFREDLGYSDGRRPDDVRFTSAAEDAKRRDFTINGIFYDPDAEVIYDYVGGRVDLRQRLVRAIGDPNERFAEDKLRMLRAIRFSSTFQFDLEMNTLRAIQRHAENIAVVSAERIAVEMRKMLTSPRRVEAVVLLRDSWLFQVVLPEIIPILDHAPRWTETLRSLQCLPGNDFATALAALLRYPAARDLAMIDPRKPVPLLSEICLRWKLTNDETKDLQWLLRHVDLLRSAKDLPWPRLQRLLIDPRIEKLMNLATATTLARGESELHLEFAAERLAWSVERLNPPPVATGDDLIRAGLKPGPHFQGMLEAIRDAQLDGQIATLDEALALARDWRPA; the protein is encoded by the coding sequence TGAAGTCGTCCGCCAATTAAAAAGCCACGGCCATCAAGCGCTGTGGGCCGGCGGTTGCGTGCGGGACATGCTGCTGGGACGCGAGCCGAAAGACTTTGATGTAGCGACCGACGCGCCCCCCAGCTGCGTGCAGGAGATCTTTGGAGAAAAACGGACGCTGGCGATCGGCGCCTCGTTTGGCGTGATTACGGTCCAGGGGGGCAAACGCCGTGGCCAGATTGAAGTAGCGACATTTCGCGAGGATCTCGGCTATAGCGATGGTCGCCGCCCTGACGATGTCCGCTTCACCTCCGCCGCCGAAGACGCCAAACGCCGCGATTTCACCATCAACGGCATTTTTTACGATCCCGACGCCGAGGTGATCTACGACTACGTCGGCGGGCGAGTCGATTTGCGGCAGCGATTGGTGCGAGCCATTGGCGACCCGAACGAGCGTTTCGCCGAAGACAAACTGCGGATGTTACGGGCGATCCGATTCTCGTCGACCTTCCAGTTCGATCTTGAGATGAACACGCTCCGGGCGATTCAGCGGCATGCCGAAAACATCGCCGTCGTCAGTGCGGAGCGGATTGCGGTCGAAATGCGGAAGATGCTCACTTCGCCGCGGCGAGTTGAAGCGGTAGTGCTATTGCGCGACTCGTGGCTGTTTCAGGTGGTCTTGCCCGAGATCATCCCGATTTTGGATCACGCACCTCGATGGACCGAAACGTTACGTTCGCTGCAATGCTTGCCGGGAAACGACTTCGCCACCGCTTTGGCGGCATTGTTGCGATACCCGGCCGCCCGCGACTTGGCGATGATTGATCCACGGAAGCCGGTTCCGCTGCTTAGCGAAATCTGCCTCCGGTGGAAATTGACCAACGACGAAACGAAAGATCTGCAGTGGCTATTGCGGCATGTCGATCTGTTGCGTAGTGCGAAAGACCTGCCATGGCCCCGTTTGCAGCGTCTGTTGATTGACCCTCGGATCGAGAAGCTGATGAACCTGGCGACGGCGACCACCCTGGCTCGCGGGGAGTCGGAGCTGCACCTTGAATTTGCCGCTGAGCGACTGGCCTGGTCGGTCGAGCGGCTCAATCCGCCGCCGGTGGCGACCGGCGACGATTTGATCCGGGCCGGGCTGAAACCGGGCCCGCATTTCCAGGGGATGCTCGAGGCGATCCGCGACGCGCAACTAGACGGTCAGATCGCGACGTTGGACGAGGCGCTTGCCCTTGCCCGAGATTGGCGCCCGGCGTAG